From the genome of Haloarcula limicola, one region includes:
- a CDS encoding pyridoxal-phosphate-dependent aminotransferase family protein, which yields MTEKREYRDDYPEKTLYIPGPTEVRDDVIDEMAQPMFGHRMDRMTDLYTTIVEDTKEFLGTDNEVIILTASGTEFWEASTLNLVDENILVPTCGSFSERHANVAERLGKDVDRLEYEWGQAIKPEDIREELEGSEKHYDVVATVMNESSTGVRNPIEEIGDIVAEYPDTYFVVDAVSALGGDYVDIDEHDIDVIFASTQKAFAMPPGLAVCVVSDDAYDREVEKDSASWYGGFQRSLDYYDRKGQTHSTPAIPVMLAYRKQMKHMLEEGHEGRDERHREMTEYVHEWASEHFDLFAEEGYRSQTVSCIENTQGIDVAATIEEVSEEYDMVFSNGYGSQLGEETFRIGHMGEHDVESIRRLTDAIEDVADL from the coding sequence GTGACCGAAAAACGCGAATACAGAGACGACTACCCCGAGAAGACGCTGTACATCCCCGGTCCGACGGAGGTCCGCGACGACGTCATCGACGAGATGGCCCAGCCGATGTTCGGCCACCGGATGGACCGGATGACCGACCTCTATACGACCATCGTCGAGGACACCAAGGAGTTCCTCGGCACCGACAACGAGGTCATCATCCTGACGGCCTCCGGGACCGAGTTCTGGGAGGCCTCGACGCTCAACCTCGTCGACGAGAACATCCTCGTCCCGACCTGCGGGAGCTTCAGCGAGCGCCACGCGAACGTCGCCGAGCGGCTCGGAAAGGACGTCGACCGACTCGAATACGAGTGGGGACAGGCCATCAAACCCGAGGACATCCGCGAGGAACTCGAAGGGAGCGAGAAGCACTACGACGTGGTCGCGACCGTCATGAACGAGTCCTCGACCGGCGTCCGCAACCCGATCGAGGAGATCGGCGACATCGTCGCGGAGTATCCGGACACCTACTTCGTCGTCGACGCCGTCTCCGCGCTCGGCGGCGACTACGTCGACATCGACGAGCACGACATCGACGTCATCTTCGCCTCGACCCAGAAGGCCTTCGCGATGCCGCCCGGCCTCGCGGTCTGCGTCGTCAGCGACGACGCCTACGACCGCGAGGTCGAGAAGGACTCCGCGTCGTGGTACGGCGGCTTCCAGCGCTCGCTGGACTACTACGACCGGAAGGGCCAGACCCACTCGACGCCGGCCATCCCGGTCATGCTCGCCTACCGCAAGCAGATGAAGCACATGCTCGAAGAGGGCCACGAGGGCCGCGACGAGCGGCACCGAGAGATGACCGAGTACGTCCACGAGTGGGCCAGCGAGCACTTCGACCTCTTCGCCGAGGAGGGGTATCGCTCCCAGACGGTCTCCTGTATCGAGAACACGCAGGGGATCGACGTCGCGGCGACCATCGAGGAAGTCTCCGAGGAGTACGACATGGTCTTCTCGAACGGCTACGGCTCCCAGCTCGGCGAGGAGACGTTCCGCATCGGACACATGGGCGAACACGACGTCGAGAGCATCCGGCGACTCACCGACGCCATCGAAGACGTCGCCGACCTCTGA
- a CDS encoding O-acetylhomoserine aminocarboxypropyltransferase/cysteine synthase family protein codes for MTHRYGFGTRCVHAGQEEPDPATGARAPPIYQTSSYVFEDAETAADRYALEDDGNVYSRFDNPTVRTLENRLASLENAVDAVATGSGMAALDAATTVLARAGDNVVSASSIYGGTHSYLANTASRRGIESRFVDTLDPDAYAEAIDDDTAYVHCETIGNPSLVVPPLEEIAEVAHDHGVPLFVDNTFGTPALCRPLDHGADVVWESTTKWIHGSGTTIGGVLADGGSFPWADYPEKYPEMGAENPAFGTNFAERFGDRAFTMAARQRGLRSLGDGQKPFDAWATLQGSETLSLRMERHCSNALTVAEHLRDHDDVSWVTYPGLESHETHDLADRYLDGGYGGVVTFGLDGGYDASRQFCEETDLAQFLANIGDAKTLVIHPASTTHAQLSAEEQRASGVSPDLIRMSVGIEDPADVLGDIDEAIERAT; via the coding sequence ATGACTCATCGCTACGGATTCGGGACGCGCTGTGTCCACGCCGGGCAGGAGGAACCCGACCCGGCGACCGGAGCGCGCGCGCCGCCCATCTATCAGACCTCCTCGTACGTCTTCGAGGACGCGGAGACGGCCGCCGACCGCTACGCGCTGGAGGACGACGGCAACGTCTACTCGCGGTTCGACAACCCGACCGTTCGGACTCTCGAAAACCGGCTGGCGTCGCTCGAAAACGCCGTCGACGCCGTCGCCACCGGGTCGGGGATGGCGGCGCTCGACGCCGCGACGACGGTGCTGGCCCGGGCCGGCGACAACGTCGTCTCGGCGTCCTCTATCTACGGCGGCACCCACTCGTATCTCGCCAACACCGCCAGCCGACGGGGGATCGAATCGCGCTTCGTCGACACGTTGGACCCCGACGCCTACGCCGAGGCGATCGACGACGACACCGCCTACGTCCACTGCGAAACCATCGGCAACCCCTCGCTGGTGGTCCCGCCGCTCGAAGAGATCGCCGAGGTCGCACACGACCACGGCGTCCCCCTGTTCGTGGACAACACCTTCGGGACGCCCGCCCTCTGCCGGCCGTTAGACCACGGGGCGGACGTCGTCTGGGAGTCGACGACGAAGTGGATCCACGGCTCCGGGACCACCATCGGCGGGGTGCTGGCCGACGGCGGCTCGTTCCCGTGGGCCGACTACCCCGAGAAGTACCCCGAGATGGGCGCTGAGAACCCCGCCTTCGGGACGAACTTCGCCGAGCGCTTCGGCGACCGCGCGTTCACGATGGCCGCCCGCCAGCGGGGCCTCCGCTCGCTCGGCGACGGCCAGAAGCCCTTCGACGCGTGGGCGACGCTGCAGGGCAGCGAGACCCTCTCGCTTCGGATGGAGCGGCACTGCTCGAACGCGCTGACCGTCGCCGAACACCTCCGGGACCACGACGACGTCTCGTGGGTCACCTATCCGGGTCTCGAATCCCACGAGACCCACGACCTCGCCGACCGCTACCTCGACGGCGGCTACGGCGGCGTCGTCACGTTCGGGCTCGACGGCGGCTACGACGCCAGCCGACAGTTCTGTGAGGAGACGGACTTAGCGCAGTTCCTCGCCAACATCGGCGACGCGAAGACGCTGGTCATCCACCCCGCGAGCACGACCCACGCCCAGCTCTCGGCAGAGGAACAGCGCGCGAGCGGCGTCAGCCCGGACCTGATCCGGATGAGCGTCGGCATCGAGGACCCGGCGGACGTGCTCGGGGACATCGACGAGGCCATCGAGCGAGCCACATGA
- a CDS encoding ABC transporter permease subunit — protein sequence MSTADSGPLGGVDRSLRNTFEWYTVSKKEFKDAIRSKGLWLLGLIFTVAFISPVALALYFDVGVSQGAQELGMQLLLSQIYTRMVTFLLPIVAIFVGFAAISKERTSGSLKLLLSLPHSRKDVIVGKVLGRCAVLGVPLAISLGLTAAFLALSRLTFKPGLFAVFSFFTLVFALVFVAITVSISGAFSKSLWSGAANFIVYFYFTFLWNAGANGVGKILTNELGVTGAIRWHVVLLLKLLNPNQAYQTLVNSILGEGENAARSARYGMFSQGEQASRTICSNVLNGSPQAQDGLFGTFVSCQAGGNPMPFVYSDPFVVVFMLAWIGIAATVSYYTFNLADL from the coding sequence GTGAGCACCGCCGATTCAGGTCCGCTCGGTGGCGTCGACCGCTCCCTCAGAAACACCTTCGAGTGGTACACCGTCTCGAAGAAGGAGTTCAAGGACGCCATCCGGTCGAAGGGGCTGTGGCTGCTCGGGCTCATCTTCACCGTCGCGTTCATCTCGCCCGTCGCGCTCGCGCTGTACTTCGACGTCGGCGTGAGTCAGGGCGCACAGGAACTCGGGATGCAGCTCCTGCTCTCGCAGATCTACACGCGGATGGTGACGTTCCTGTTGCCCATCGTCGCCATCTTCGTCGGCTTCGCCGCCATCTCGAAGGAGCGCACGTCGGGGTCGCTGAAGCTCCTGCTGTCGCTGCCTCACTCCCGGAAGGACGTCATCGTCGGGAAGGTGCTGGGCCGCTGTGCGGTGCTCGGCGTCCCCCTCGCTATCTCGCTGGGCCTCACCGCCGCCTTCCTGGCGCTCTCGCGGCTGACGTTCAAGCCGGGGCTGTTCGCGGTGTTCAGTTTCTTCACGCTGGTGTTCGCGCTCGTGTTCGTCGCCATCACCGTCTCAATCTCCGGGGCCTTCTCGAAGAGCCTCTGGTCCGGTGCCGCGAACTTCATCGTCTACTTCTACTTCACGTTCCTCTGGAACGCGGGGGCCAACGGCGTCGGGAAGATACTGACGAACGAACTGGGCGTCACCGGGGCGATCCGCTGGCACGTCGTGCTCCTGTTGAAGCTCCTGAACCCGAACCAGGCCTACCAGACGCTCGTCAACTCGATTCTCGGCGAGGGCGAGAACGCCGCGCGCAGCGCTCGCTACGGGATGTTCAGCCAGGGCGAGCAGGCGAGTCGCACCATCTGTTCGAACGTCCTCAACGGCTCGCCGCAGGCCCAGGATGGGCTCTTCGGGACGTTCGTCTCCTGCCAGGCCGGCGGCAACCCGATGCCGTTCGTCTACTCCGACCCCTTCGTCGTCGTGTTCATGCTCGCGTGGATCGGCATCGCCGCGACCGTCAGCTACTACACGTTCAACCTCGCGGACCTGTAA
- a CDS encoding HalOD1 output domain-containing protein, translated as MMYCDCTPEHEVVWEADEATLSETLVEAIATVEGVRPIELEPLADTIDAVALDALFESADATRGPEQVFFFAVSGWNVFVSGDGRIQICDPEESSTPSPVFESATVD; from the coding sequence ATGATGTACTGTGACTGCACGCCAGAACACGAAGTGGTGTGGGAAGCCGACGAGGCGACGCTGTCCGAGACGCTCGTCGAGGCGATCGCGACCGTCGAGGGGGTTCGCCCCATCGAACTCGAACCGCTCGCCGACACGATAGACGCCGTGGCGCTCGATGCGCTCTTCGAGAGCGCCGACGCGACGCGCGGCCCCGAACAGGTGTTCTTCTTCGCCGTCTCGGGATGGAACGTCTTCGTCAGCGGCGACGGCCGAATCCAGATCTGCGATCCCGAAGAGTCGTCGACCCCTTCTCCCGTGTTCGAGTCCGCTACCGTCGACTGA
- a CDS encoding zinc ribbon domain-containing protein: MRADPRCPHCSEKVSATATWCMHCGADFSTPIDASGGQFAGEASMVELESALEAGDVTGATRLLRHRTDGSRLVGVALGIVALVTLPLVAPAGVTWAYLAAVVAIGAYAARQPSVDDAVRDGGTALAVAPILLWIVAAVLRGFAGVSAVNLLGPALYAGAVLFAVRRLT; this comes from the coding sequence ATGAGAGCAGATCCGCGCTGTCCCCACTGCTCGGAGAAGGTCAGCGCCACGGCGACGTGGTGCATGCACTGCGGCGCGGACTTCTCGACGCCGATCGACGCCAGCGGCGGACAGTTCGCGGGCGAGGCGTCGATGGTCGAACTCGAATCCGCGCTCGAAGCCGGCGACGTGACCGGAGCGACCCGCCTCCTCCGGCACCGGACGGACGGCTCGCGCCTCGTCGGCGTCGCGCTCGGCATCGTCGCGCTGGTGACGCTCCCCCTCGTCGCTCCCGCGGGGGTGACGTGGGCCTACCTCGCGGCCGTCGTCGCTATCGGGGCGTACGCGGCCCGCCAGCCGAGCGTGGACGACGCCGTTCGAGACGGCGGGACCGCGCTCGCCGTCGCGCCGATTCTCTTGTGGATAGTCGCAGCCGTCCTTCGCGGATTCGCGGGCGTCAGCGCCGTCAACCTGCTCGGCCCGGCGCTGTACGCGGGCGCGGTGTTGTTCGCGGTGCGACGGCTCACGTAA
- a CDS encoding excinuclease ABC subunit C, whose protein sequence is MDTDGVRTRAGDLPREPGIYQFEDGEGRVLYVGKAVDLRDRVRSYADPRSRRIRKMVGRADRIDFAVTDTETQALLLEANLIKRHRPPYNVRLKDDKSYPLVQLTDHAVPRIEVTRDPEDGATVYGPFTDKGRVEVVVKALRETYGLRGCSDHKYSNRDRPCLDYEMGICTAPCTGEISEADYADDVTSVERFFEGEIGVLADPLRRGMADAAEQQEFERAANLRDKLDAVEALHGEGDTAVSDANGAASTDVLGAAVEGDRAVVARLHAEGGKLVERERHTLDSPEGEGPEGVYRAFIAQYYAEREFPDEILCAEDPADPDIEAWLEREGVALRVPGAGREATLVDLALKNARQRGGVSDEVGALADALGVDRPDRIEGFDVSHAQGRSVVGSNVLAVDGSPEKSGYRRKKLTERNDDYANMRELIRWRALRAVEGRDDRPDPDLLLIDGGEGQLGAAQDALAETGWDVPVVALAKDEELVIAPNGVYDWDDDAAHLHLLQRVRDEAHRFAVQYHQTLRDEVSTALDEVPGVGPATRKRLLRRFGSVDGVREASSDELTAVDGIGERTAETLRTRLR, encoded by the coding sequence ATGGACACAGACGGCGTTCGGACGCGGGCCGGCGACCTGCCCCGGGAACCGGGCATCTACCAGTTCGAGGACGGCGAGGGCCGAGTGCTGTACGTCGGGAAGGCCGTCGATCTGCGGGACCGCGTCCGGTCGTACGCCGACCCCCGAAGTCGGCGGATCCGCAAGATGGTCGGGCGGGCCGACCGCATCGACTTCGCCGTCACCGACACGGAGACGCAGGCGCTGTTGCTCGAAGCCAATCTCATCAAGCGCCACCGGCCGCCGTACAACGTCCGCCTGAAGGACGACAAGTCCTATCCCCTGGTCCAACTCACCGACCACGCCGTTCCGCGCATCGAGGTGACCCGCGACCCCGAGGACGGCGCGACGGTGTACGGTCCCTTCACCGACAAGGGCCGGGTCGAAGTGGTCGTGAAGGCTCTCCGGGAGACCTACGGCCTGCGCGGCTGTTCGGACCACAAGTACAGCAACCGCGACCGGCCCTGCCTGGACTACGAGATGGGCATCTGCACCGCGCCCTGCACCGGCGAGATCAGCGAGGCGGACTACGCCGACGACGTGACGAGCGTCGAGCGCTTCTTCGAGGGGGAGATCGGCGTGCTCGCCGACCCCCTCCGCCGCGGGATGGCCGACGCCGCCGAGCAGCAGGAGTTCGAACGCGCGGCGAACCTGCGGGACAAACTCGACGCCGTCGAGGCGCTCCACGGCGAGGGCGATACGGCCGTCAGCGACGCCAACGGAGCGGCCAGCACCGACGTACTCGGTGCTGCTGTCGAAGGAGATAGGGCCGTCGTCGCGCGGTTACACGCCGAGGGCGGCAAGCTCGTCGAACGCGAACGACACACGCTCGACTCCCCCGAAGGCGAAGGACCGGAGGGCGTCTATCGGGCCTTCATCGCGCAGTACTACGCCGAGCGGGAGTTCCCCGACGAGATCCTCTGCGCCGAGGACCCCGCCGACCCCGACATCGAGGCGTGGCTGGAACGCGAAGGCGTCGCGCTGCGGGTCCCCGGCGCGGGCCGCGAGGCGACGCTCGTGGACCTCGCGCTGAAGAACGCCCGCCAGCGCGGCGGCGTCAGCGACGAGGTGGGGGCGCTGGCCGACGCGCTCGGCGTCGACCGCCCGGACCGCATCGAGGGGTTCGACGTGAGCCACGCGCAGGGCCGCAGCGTCGTCGGGTCGAACGTCCTCGCCGTCGACGGGTCGCCCGAGAAGTCGGGCTACCGCCGGAAGAAGCTCACCGAGCGCAACGACGACTACGCGAACATGCGCGAACTGATCCGCTGGCGCGCGCTGCGCGCCGTCGAGGGACGCGACGACCGCCCCGACCCCGACCTGTTGCTCATCGACGGCGGCGAGGGACAGTTAGGGGCCGCACAGGATGCGCTGGCCGAGACGGGCTGGGACGTGCCCGTCGTCGCGCTGGCGAAAGACGAGGAGCTAGTGATCGCGCCCAACGGGGTGTACGACTGGGACGACGACGCCGCGCACCTCCACCTCCTTCAGCGAGTCCGCGACGAGGCCCACCGCTTCGCCGTCCAGTACCACCAGACGCTGCGCGACGAGGTTTCGACGGCGCTCGACGAGGTTCCCGGCGTCGGCCCGGCGACGCGAAAACGCCTGCTGCGTCGCTTCGGCAGCGTCGACGGCGTCCGCGAGGCCTCGTCGGACGAACTGACCGCCGTCGATGGCATCGGTGAACGGACTGCCGAGACGCTTCGGACGCGACTGCGCTGA
- the ligA gene encoding NAD-dependent DNA ligase LigA, with product MAALEDETDNPYVSDPPTEFDPAGELDADEAREQAEQLREAVRYHDHRYYVENDPVIGDRAYDALFARLEELEGAFDLDTSGSPTQRVGGEPLSELDEVEHVATMGSIDQGGDAAAVREFDERVRNRLDEADYDGDLRYFCEPKFDGLSVEVVYEDGEYRRAATRGDGEVGEDVTENVRTIASVPQRLRGDYPDFLAVRGEVYMPRDAFTEYNRERVESGEDPFANPRNAAAGTLRQLDPKVTAQRPLAVFFFGVLDASVEFESHADLHERFPEWGLRVCDRTRLVDDIETAIDYRDDQLAARDDLGYEIDGVVLKVDDIDACDLLGTTSRAPRWAFAYKFPARKEETTVRDVVVQVGRTGRLTPVALMDPVEVGGVTVTRASLHNPSLIEELGVNVGDRVRIKRAGDVIPDVVEVVEKNGDGHFAFPETCPVCDSPVERDGPMAFCTGGLSCPAQRERSVEHYASRGALDIEGLGEKAVEQLLDAGLVEDAADLYELAVEDLEELEGWGETSARNLVAELDATRDPPLSDFLVALGIPHVGDVTARNLAAEFGTFEAIRETAESGDREAFEAVPDVGPEVAESVVEFFESEGNRAVLTRLLDHVDPQAAEATGGDALDGLTFVFTGSLDGYTRGDAQELIERHGGSATGSVSGNTDYLVVGENAGKRKREDAEANDVELLDEESFEALLDERGVESE from the coding sequence ATGGCAGCCCTCGAAGACGAGACCGACAACCCCTACGTCTCGGACCCGCCGACCGAGTTCGACCCCGCCGGCGAACTCGACGCGGACGAGGCCCGGGAACAGGCCGAGCAGTTGCGCGAGGCCGTCCGCTATCACGACCACCGGTACTACGTCGAGAACGACCCCGTTATCGGCGACCGGGCCTACGACGCCCTGTTCGCGCGTCTCGAAGAACTCGAGGGGGCGTTCGACCTCGACACGTCCGGGAGTCCGACCCAACGCGTCGGCGGCGAACCGCTCTCCGAACTCGACGAGGTCGAACACGTCGCGACGATGGGGTCGATCGACCAGGGCGGCGACGCCGCCGCCGTCCGCGAGTTCGACGAGCGAGTCCGTAACCGACTCGACGAGGCCGACTACGACGGCGACCTGCGGTACTTCTGCGAACCGAAGTTCGACGGGCTCTCGGTCGAGGTCGTCTACGAGGACGGCGAGTACCGGCGGGCGGCCACCCGCGGCGACGGCGAGGTGGGCGAGGACGTCACCGAGAACGTCCGGACCATCGCCAGCGTCCCCCAGCGCCTGCGCGGGGACTACCCCGACTTCCTGGCGGTCCGCGGCGAGGTGTACATGCCCCGCGACGCCTTCACCGAGTACAACCGCGAGCGCGTCGAATCGGGCGAGGACCCCTTCGCCAACCCCCGCAACGCCGCCGCGGGGACGCTCCGCCAGCTCGACCCGAAGGTCACCGCACAGCGGCCGCTCGCCGTCTTCTTCTTCGGCGTCCTCGACGCGTCGGTCGAGTTCGAGAGCCACGCCGACCTGCACGAACGGTTCCCCGAGTGGGGCCTGCGGGTCTGTGACCGGACGCGTCTCGTCGACGACATAGAGACGGCTATCGACTACCGCGACGACCAGCTCGCCGCCCGCGACGACCTCGGCTACGAGATCGACGGCGTCGTCCTGAAAGTCGACGACATCGACGCCTGCGACCTGCTGGGGACGACCAGCCGCGCCCCGCGGTGGGCCTTCGCCTACAAGTTCCCCGCCCGCAAGGAGGAGACCACCGTCAGAGACGTCGTCGTCCAGGTCGGGCGCACCGGCCGGCTGACGCCCGTCGCGCTGATGGACCCCGTCGAGGTCGGCGGCGTGACGGTCACGCGCGCCTCGCTGCACAACCCCTCGCTCATCGAGGAACTGGGCGTGAACGTCGGCGACCGCGTACGCATCAAGCGCGCGGGCGACGTGATCCCCGACGTGGTCGAAGTCGTCGAGAAGAACGGCGACGGCCACTTCGCGTTCCCCGAGACCTGTCCGGTCTGTGACAGCCCGGTCGAGCGCGACGGCCCGATGGCGTTCTGTACCGGCGGTCTCTCCTGTCCCGCCCAGCGCGAACGCTCCGTCGAGCACTACGCCAGCCGCGGCGCGCTCGATATCGAGGGGCTGGGCGAGAAAGCCGTCGAGCAGTTGCTCGACGCCGGCCTCGTCGAGGACGCCGCCGACCTCTACGAACTCGCGGTCGAGGACCTCGAAGAGCTGGAGGGCTGGGGCGAGACCAGCGCGCGGAACCTCGTCGCGGAACTCGACGCCACCCGCGACCCGCCGCTCTCGGACTTCCTCGTCGCGCTCGGCATCCCCCACGTCGGCGACGTGACAGCCCGGAACCTCGCCGCGGAGTTCGGGACGTTCGAGGCGATACGCGAGACAGCGGAGTCGGGCGACCGCGAGGCGTTCGAGGCGGTCCCCGACGTGGGTCCCGAAGTCGCCGAGAGCGTCGTCGAGTTCTTCGAGAGCGAGGGCAACCGCGCCGTGCTCACCCGACTGCTCGACCACGTCGACCCGCAGGCCGCCGAGGCGACCGGCGGCGACGCGCTGGACGGACTGACCTTCGTGTTCACCGGGTCGCTCGACGGCTACACGCGCGGCGACGCACAGGAACTGATCGAGCGACACGGCGGCTCCGCGACCGGTAGCGTCTCGGGCAACACGGACTATCTCGTCGTCGGCGAGAACGCCGGGAAGCGAAAGCGCGAGGACGCCGAGGCGAACGACGTCGAGCTACTGGACGAGGAGTCCTTCGAGGCGTTGCTCGACGAGCGCGGCGTCGAGAGCGAGTAA
- the metX gene encoding homoserine O-acetyltransferase MetX — MSVESETVSIGEFEFQCGETVADLELAYETYGDFSGDNAVLVCHALTGSAHVSSRGRFEEGDQAYAWWDDIVGPGKAIDTKEYFVVCVNVPGSCYGSSGPSSTNPETGEPYGPEFPPVTVADWTEAQRRLLDELGIPALHAVVGGSVGGMNVLEWGKRHPDHVEKLVPVAAAPRLDPQCLALNGIARRAITTDDDWNGGHYYGGSDSDENGATSDGGTHPDEGLALARQIGHVMYFSKASMERRFGRRAATREAERAFPTDPAGRFFPYRDVESYLDYNASKFVERFDANSYLYLTRAMDNYDLSSGFESDADALAAFDGEALVMSFTGDWHFTTQQSEALAEALRETDTDVAHHVVDSDYGHDAFLVEPDNVGPPLSDFLEEGLDGNAVSDTKAVESESSDFAPVHNSLFSR, encoded by the coding sequence ATGAGCGTCGAATCGGAGACCGTCTCGATCGGCGAGTTCGAGTTCCAGTGCGGCGAGACCGTCGCCGACCTCGAACTGGCCTACGAGACCTACGGCGACTTCTCGGGCGACAACGCCGTCCTCGTCTGTCACGCTCTGACCGGGAGCGCCCACGTCTCCTCGCGCGGCCGCTTCGAGGAGGGCGACCAGGCCTACGCGTGGTGGGACGACATCGTCGGCCCGGGGAAGGCCATCGACACGAAGGAGTACTTCGTCGTCTGCGTGAACGTCCCCGGCTCCTGTTACGGGTCGTCGGGTCCCTCCAGTACGAACCCCGAGACCGGCGAGCCGTACGGGCCGGAGTTCCCGCCCGTCACGGTCGCCGACTGGACGGAGGCCCAGCGCCGCCTGCTGGACGAACTCGGGATCCCCGCGCTGCACGCCGTCGTCGGCGGCAGCGTCGGCGGCATGAACGTCTTGGAGTGGGGCAAGCGCCACCCCGACCACGTCGAGAAACTCGTCCCGGTGGCCGCCGCCCCGCGACTGGACCCGCAGTGTCTCGCGCTGAACGGCATCGCCCGCCGGGCCATCACTACTGACGACGACTGGAACGGCGGCCACTACTACGGCGGCTCCGACAGCGACGAGAACGGGGCCACGTCCGACGGCGGGACCCACCCCGACGAGGGACTGGCGCTGGCCCGGCAGATCGGCCACGTCATGTACTTCTCGAAGGCGAGCATGGAGCGCCGATTCGGTCGCCGCGCCGCGACGCGGGAGGCCGAGCGCGCCTTTCCGACCGACCCCGCGGGCCGCTTCTTCCCGTATCGGGACGTGGAGTCCTACCTCGATTACAACGCCTCGAAGTTCGTTGAGCGCTTCGACGCCAACAGCTACCTCTACCTGACGCGGGCGATGGACAACTACGACCTCTCCTCGGGGTTCGAGTCGGACGCCGACGCGCTGGCGGCCTTCGACGGCGAGGCGCTGGTGATGTCCTTCACCGGCGACTGGCACTTCACGACCCAGCAGTCCGAGGCGCTGGCCGAGGCCCTGCGCGAGACGGACACCGACGTGGCCCACCACGTCGTCGACTCGGATTACGGCCACGACGCCTTCCTCGTCGAACCCGACAACGTCGGCCCGCCGCTGTCTGACTTCCTGGAGGAGGGACTCGACGGCAACGCCGTCTCCGATACGAAGGCCGTCGAGAGCGAGTCGAGCGACTTCGCGCCCGTCCACAACAGTCTCTTCTCGCGCTAG
- a CDS encoding HalOD1 output domain-containing protein has product MSQSFNTDNRRRVPEGTVSEQFDWAETDPSMAVAETIAAAAGRTPTEGTPLYESIDAGAIDTLFGAGDDSPDRQFSFTHEGLSVTVSGDGTVSARPATDSVW; this is encoded by the coding sequence ATGAGCCAATCTTTCAATACCGATAACCGACGGCGAGTTCCCGAGGGGACCGTTAGCGAGCAGTTCGACTGGGCAGAGACCGACCCGAGTATGGCGGTCGCCGAGACGATCGCCGCCGCGGCCGGTCGAACGCCGACCGAGGGGACGCCGCTCTACGAATCGATCGACGCGGGAGCGATCGACACGCTGTTCGGGGCCGGAGACGACTCGCCGGATCGCCAGTTTTCGTTCACGCACGAGGGCCTCTCCGTGACGGTCTCGGGCGACGGGACCGTCTCGGCGCGGCCCGCGACCGACTCGGTCTGGTGA
- a CDS encoding ABC transporter ATP-binding protein → MTAIELNDVRKEFGDVVALQGVDLTVEEGEVFGFLGPNGAGKSTTINVLLDFVRPTAGSATVLGMDAQDDSKAIRERIGVLPEGYDVYERLTGREHMEFVIESKDADDDPEALLERVGVADAMDRRAGGYSKGMKQRLVLAMALVDQPDLLILDEPTTGLDPNGARKMRDLVREESERGATVFFSSHILGQVESVCDTVGILQDGRLIAKDSVEGLRSAAQGDMKLVVTVADADGLAEAIEQVRSLPEVSGVTREGDRAVVNCQGDAKMTVLNAFEEAGVTVEDFETEEASLEDLFTAYTDQREREREVQA, encoded by the coding sequence ATGACCGCTATCGAACTGAACGACGTCCGCAAGGAGTTCGGGGACGTCGTCGCCCTGCAAGGTGTGGACCTGACGGTCGAGGAGGGGGAAGTGTTCGGATTCCTCGGCCCGAACGGTGCGGGGAAGTCGACGACCATCAACGTCCTCCTGGACTTCGTCCGGCCGACGGCGGGGTCCGCGACGGTGCTCGGCATGGACGCACAGGACGATTCGAAGGCCATCCGCGAGCGCATCGGCGTTCTCCCGGAGGGCTACGACGTCTACGAGCGCCTGACCGGCCGCGAGCACATGGAGTTCGTCATCGAGTCGAAAGACGCCGACGACGACCCGGAGGCGCTGCTCGAACGGGTCGGCGTCGCCGACGCGATGGACCGGCGAGCCGGCGGCTACTCCAAGGGGATGAAACAGCGCCTCGTGCTGGCGATGGCGCTGGTCGACCAGCCCGACCTGCTCATCCTCGACGAACCGACGACCGGACTCGATCCGAACGGTGCCCGCAAGATGCGCGACCTGGTCCGCGAAGAGAGCGAGCGCGGCGCGACGGTCTTCTTCTCCTCGCACATCCTCGGCCAGGTCGAGTCGGTGTGTGACACCGTCGGCATCCTCCAAGACGGTCGACTCATCGCCAAGGACAGCGTCGAGGGCCTCCGCTCTGCGGCACAGGGCGACATGAAACTCGTCGTCACCGTCGCCGACGCCGACGGACTGGCGGAAGCCATCGAGCAGGTCCGCTCGCTCCCGGAAGTCTCGGGCGTCACGCGGGAGGGCGACCGCGCCGTCGTCAACTGCCAGGGGGACGCGAAGATGACCGTCCTCAACGCGTTCGAGGAGGCGGGCGTCACCGTCGAGGACTTCGAGACCGAGGAGGCCTCGCTCGAAGACCTCTTCACCGCCTACACCGACCAGCGCGAGCGAGAACGGGAGGTCCAGGCGTGA